In one Saimiri boliviensis isolate mSaiBol1 chromosome 3, mSaiBol1.pri, whole genome shotgun sequence genomic region, the following are encoded:
- the NKX1-1 gene encoding NK1 transcription factor-related protein 1, whose protein sequence is MSVSGPAAPGDGPALPPPPGPGSGPAPPAPAAAARDAMDGRAELPAFPRAGAPPLADSDTVPAAPEGAGAARPAAPPRPTSFSVLDILDPNKFNSRRRRCMLLGPVAPAACAPCTSAPCAPAPAASGRPPRSEELERRALASAGGVAGAEPPNAGDPYKTREAETNDANGYSGASGRSPSADSGDEAPDGEDDGEDEAPETEAARGAQEARGGGGGGGGARGSGCPGVAEADASPGAVDEAAAPGPRGNSPGAPGPPGAAAAPGGAGTTPQGAATATKPKRKRTGSDSKSGKPRRARTAFTYEQLVALENKFKATRYLSVCERLNLALSLSLTETQVKIWFQNRRTKWKKQNPGADTSAPTGGGGGAGPGAGPGAGLPGGLSPLSPSPPMGAPLGMHGPAGYPAHGPGGLVCAAQLPFLSGPAVLSPFVLGSQTYGAPAFYAPHL, encoded by the exons ATGAGTGTTAGCGGTCCCGCGGCTCCTGGCGACGGTCCTGCGCTGCCGCCGCCTCCTGGTCCCGGTTCAGGGCCCGCACCGCCCGCTCCCGCCGCCGCTGCCCGGGACGCTATGGACGGGCGCGCGGAGCTGCCGGCCTTTCCCCGTGCTGGAGCCCCGCCGCTCGCGGACAGCGACACTGTGCCTGCGGCGCCCGAGGGGGCTGGAGCGGCCCGGCCCGCCGCACCCCCGCGCCCCACCTCCTTCTCGGTACTGGACATCCTGGACCCCAACAAGTTCAACAGCAGGAGGCGTCGCTGCATGCTGCTGGGCCCAGTGGCGCCCGCTGCGTGCGCCCCGTGCACTTCGGCCCCGTGCGCCCCTGCACCCGCCGCCTCCGGACGCCCGCCGCGATCAGAGGAGCTGGAGCGCCGCGCCCTCGCCAGCGCCGGGGGAGTCGCCGGAGCTGAGCCGCCGA ATGCCGGCGACCCCTACaagacccgggaggcggagaccAACGATGCCAACGGCTACAGCGGCGCTAGCGGCCGGAGCCCGAGCGCGGACAGCGGGGACGAGGCTCCCGACGGCGAGGACGACGGCGAGGACGAGGCGCCCGAGACGGAGGCGGCGCGAGGCGCGCAGGAGGCGcggggaggaggcggcggcggcggcggggcccgCGGGTCGGGCTGCCCGGGCGTCGCCGAGGCCGACGCGTCCCCCGGCGCTGTCGACGAGGCCGCGGCCCCCGGACCCCGCGGGAACTCTCCCGGAGCCCCGGGCCCGCCAGGAGCTGCGGCGGCGCCGGGGGGCGCGGGAACCACCCCTCAGGGCGCGGCGACCGCGACGAAGCCCAAGCGGAAGCGCACGGGGTCCGACTCCAAGTCGGGGAAGCCGCGGCGAGCGCGCACCGCTTTCACCTACGAGCAGCTCGTGGCGCTGGAGAACAAGTTCAAGGCCACGCGCTACCTGTCTGTGTGCGAGCGCCTCAACCTGGCGCTGTCGCTCAGCCTCACCGAGACGCAGGTGAAAATCTGGTTCCAGAACCGCCGAACCAAGTGGAAGAAGCAGAACCCGGGCGCCGACACCAGCGCGCCAACCGGAGGCGGCGGCGGAGCGGGGCCGGGGGCCGGGCCCGGCGCGGGGCTGCCCGGCGGTCTCAGCCCGCTCAGCCCCTCGCCGCCCATGGGCGCCCCGCTCGGCATGCACGGCCCGGCCGGGTACCCCGCGCACGGCCCCGGAGGCCTGGTGTGCGCCGCGCAGTTGCCGTTCCTGTCCGGCCCGGCCGTGCTCTCGCCCTTCGTGCTGGGCTCGCAGACTTACGGGGCGCCCGCCTTCTACGCGCCGCACCTCTGA